In a single window of the Photobacterium profundum SS9 genome:
- a CDS encoding tetrathionate reductase subunit A, with translation MDKKRRQFIKSGLAVGGVSAFAAGYSSTAQHMAEGLVTGTSGVPTKDAHFGNSLEPEYKVNENGNLISNPNQRVAPSMCFGCWTLCGVRVRVDNKTDEILRISGNPYHPLSNDQQIPFNTPVKQAYLSLTGEAGLAGRSTACARGNGMLEIRNSPYRITQPLKRVGKRGEGKWIPISYEQLLTEVTEGGDLFNEGHVDGLKAIRDLTTPVDPNNPEYGPKANQLLVTNAGNEGRDDILKRFAFNSFGTRNFGHHGSYCGYAFRAGSGALMNDLDKFSHVKPDLDNTEFALFIGMSPAQAGNPFKRQARQLANARTNGNFEYVVLSPALPASSSLAAGLNNNWLPIKPGTDSALVMGMIQWIIANERYNRTFLSQPSAQAMSTAGTAHWCNATHLVISDESHPRFGSFLRASDMGMPYEGEPRSEADAYLIMDAKTNTLSVNTQTKPAQLFVDTYIETTQGTIRVKSSFQHLKEQAFKYNIAYYSEQCGISENQIISLAQRFTSHGTKAVVDTHGGNMHSNGFYNAYTILMLNAMIGNINLKGGVMAKAGGYPTSGNGPRYDFTTFPGKVGPKGVFLSRSKFPYEKTSEYKRKVAAGKSPYPTRAPWYPISAPLLTEHLSAAIDGYPYRLKAWINHMANPLYGVPGLQDLLGEKLKDPKELPLIISVDAFINETTALSDYIVPDTVTYESWGMTSPWHGVPTKAVTARWPIVKPLTEKTADGRSINLENFFIDIAKRLSLGGFGENAIKDAQGNWHAIHNAEDFYLRSAANLAYVAKGVPAASAEDIYLSGLERLLPDMQRVLTKEELGKVAFILSRGGRFEDASESYKGEFMKYQWKKPLAIWNEKLGTSRNTLSGQFYSGCPTWYPQKLADGTPLRERYTEQEWPFTLTNFKSNIHSAVSNLSPRLNSIKGVNPVYIHPQDALKWELSTGDQFTITTPSNSTIAIAIIVEGVQQGTLGIEHGFGHKELGARSHTIGDKVQPINRYNTDGVNINDIGLTDPTREGKGVLLDWVVGAAARQALPAKIAKV, from the coding sequence ATGGATAAGAAACGTCGTCAATTTATCAAATCAGGTTTGGCTGTCGGTGGTGTCTCTGCATTTGCCGCGGGTTATTCTTCGACTGCTCAACACATGGCTGAAGGCTTGGTAACAGGTACATCAGGTGTACCGACCAAAGATGCTCACTTTGGTAATTCGCTGGAGCCTGAATACAAAGTTAATGAGAACGGGAATTTAATTTCAAACCCTAATCAGCGTGTTGCCCCTTCGATGTGTTTTGGCTGTTGGACGCTATGTGGTGTGAGAGTTCGTGTTGATAATAAAACGGATGAGATTTTACGTATCTCAGGTAATCCTTATCATCCGCTGTCAAATGATCAACAAATTCCATTTAACACCCCAGTAAAACAGGCATACCTATCGCTAACAGGTGAAGCAGGTTTAGCGGGGCGTTCGACTGCCTGTGCCCGTGGCAATGGCATGTTAGAAATACGTAACAGCCCATATCGAATTACCCAGCCATTAAAGCGCGTTGGCAAGCGTGGCGAAGGGAAATGGATCCCTATTAGCTATGAACAATTACTCACGGAAGTAACTGAAGGCGGCGATCTCTTTAATGAAGGCCATGTTGATGGATTAAAAGCCATTCGTGACTTAACCACCCCTGTCGACCCCAATAACCCTGAATATGGCCCTAAAGCCAATCAATTATTAGTGACCAATGCAGGCAATGAAGGCCGTGATGATATTCTAAAACGCTTTGCCTTTAACAGTTTTGGAACGCGTAATTTTGGCCATCACGGTTCGTACTGTGGTTATGCCTTCCGTGCCGGTTCTGGCGCACTGATGAATGACTTGGATAAGTTTTCACACGTAAAGCCAGATTTAGACAATACTGAATTTGCATTGTTTATTGGGATGTCGCCAGCACAAGCAGGCAATCCTTTTAAACGCCAAGCAAGGCAACTCGCCAATGCACGTACCAATGGCAATTTTGAATATGTTGTGCTTTCCCCTGCTCTGCCTGCCTCATCAAGTTTAGCGGCAGGGTTAAACAATAACTGGTTACCGATCAAACCCGGTACCGATTCCGCCCTTGTGATGGGAATGATTCAGTGGATCATTGCCAATGAACGTTACAACCGCACTTTCTTATCACAGCCTAGTGCCCAAGCCATGAGTACAGCAGGTACAGCACACTGGTGTAACGCAACACACTTGGTGATCAGTGATGAAAGCCATCCGCGTTTTGGTTCTTTCTTACGCGCTTCCGACATGGGTATGCCTTATGAGGGAGAACCACGGTCAGAAGCTGATGCTTATTTAATAATGGATGCAAAAACCAATACCCTGAGTGTCAATACACAAACAAAACCTGCTCAGCTATTTGTCGATACCTACATAGAAACCACACAAGGCACGATACGGGTAAAATCATCCTTTCAGCATTTAAAAGAACAAGCCTTTAAATACAACATCGCATATTACAGCGAACAATGTGGGATCTCAGAAAATCAGATAATAAGCCTTGCTCAGCGCTTTACGTCACACGGCACTAAAGCCGTTGTCGATACCCACGGCGGTAACATGCACAGCAACGGTTTCTACAACGCCTATACCATTCTGATGCTGAACGCGATGATCGGTAATATCAATCTAAAAGGCGGTGTAATGGCCAAGGCTGGTGGCTACCCAACATCCGGTAACGGACCGCGTTATGATTTCACCACCTTCCCGGGTAAAGTTGGGCCTAAAGGCGTGTTTTTATCACGTAGCAAATTCCCTTATGAAAAAACCAGCGAATACAAGCGTAAAGTCGCTGCAGGCAAATCGCCTTATCCAACTCGAGCGCCTTGGTATCCGATCTCAGCCCCGTTATTAACCGAACATTTATCGGCCGCGATCGATGGTTATCCTTACCGTTTAAAAGCGTGGATCAATCATATGGCCAATCCTTTATATGGCGTGCCTGGCCTACAAGATCTTCTTGGTGAAAAACTCAAAGATCCGAAAGAGCTGCCATTGATTATCTCGGTCGATGCATTCATTAATGAAACAACAGCCCTTTCTGATTATATCGTGCCAGATACAGTCACCTATGAAAGCTGGGGAATGACCAGCCCATGGCATGGTGTACCGACCAAAGCTGTGACAGCACGTTGGCCAATCGTGAAGCCTCTTACGGAGAAAACTGCCGATGGGCGCAGCATTAACTTAGAAAACTTTTTCATCGATATTGCCAAGCGTTTATCATTAGGAGGCTTTGGTGAAAACGCGATTAAAGATGCACAAGGAAATTGGCACGCCATTCATAATGCTGAAGATTTTTACCTACGATCGGCGGCTAATTTAGCGTATGTCGCAAAAGGCGTACCCGCAGCCAGTGCAGAAGATATATACCTATCTGGATTAGAACGCCTATTACCCGACATGCAGCGCGTTCTGACAAAAGAGGAATTGGGTAAAGTCGCCTTTATTCTTTCTCGTGGTGGGCGCTTTGAAGATGCCTCTGAAAGCTATAAAGGTGAATTCATGAAGTATCAATGGAAAAAGCCGTTAGCGATTTGGAATGAAAAGCTGGGTACGTCACGAAATACACTATCGGGGCAGTTTTATTCTGGTTGCCCAACGTGGTACCCACAAAAACTGGCAGATGGCACGCCCCTTCGTGAACGATATACCGAACAAGAATGGCCATTTACTCTAACGAACTTCAAATCCAATATTCACAGTGCCGTATCCAATTTATCACCGCGCTTAAATTCAATTAAGGGGGTAAACCCAGTGTATATACACCCACAAGATGCGCTGAAGTGGGAGTTAAGCACAGGGGATCAATTCACGATTACCACCCCGAGCAATTCGACAATCGCTATCGCGATAATCGTAGAAGGGGTACAACAAGGCACTCTCGGCATCGAGCACGGCTTTGGTCACAAAGAGCTAGGAGCAAGATCGCACACCATCGGTGATAAGGTTCAGCCAATCAATCGATATAACACTGACGGCGTGAATATTAACGATATAGGCTTAACCGATCCGACACGAGAAGGAAAAGGGGTATTGCTTGATTGGGTAGTCGGTGCAGCAGCAAGGCAAGCCCTGCCAGCCAAAATAGCGAAGGTCTAA
- the nrfD gene encoding NrfD/PsrC family molybdoenzyme membrane anchor subunit yields the protein MNITEILVPPQDIAWLPWAVQYFFYIGSAYAAAILFCIACVFKRHTSHALRAALALVLAISAVVGPLALTADLHQPGRAWHFFTHLTSWSWMSNGSLFLPLFSTLAVLVAWLYLRSDIQQLKNSPYRIVKLASKLTLGNWTVSSNVFIALTVLTALSGLTIALYTGAEIAVLQSRPLWHQLASPLLWFVTAFLGAISLTGIMLLLTIDSSLTAKSSLTNGDNILLKRTILLSAVLALILLPLWVVNSNSLTLLNDPQWVTRLAILAFLFVCCIALAIRFTAQSFSTRKMGLVITSAITLFSCWYLRWVTIMDVQTIPRYDAGTYPYELPMGPAGLLGIIAMAGLWIALAAVLSEVVHPPKASRTLSSSSVAPSAHHVL from the coding sequence ATGAACATAACTGAAATTCTTGTTCCTCCGCAAGACATCGCTTGGCTACCGTGGGCAGTACAATACTTTTTCTATATTGGATCAGCTTACGCCGCGGCCATTTTATTTTGTATCGCATGTGTATTTAAACGCCACACGAGCCATGCATTACGTGCAGCCCTTGCGCTTGTGTTAGCCATTTCAGCAGTTGTCGGCCCGCTAGCATTAACCGCAGATCTTCACCAACCGGGACGTGCTTGGCACTTCTTTACGCATTTAACATCATGGTCGTGGATGTCGAATGGATCGTTATTCTTACCACTTTTTTCTACTTTAGCAGTGTTAGTCGCATGGCTGTATTTGCGTTCTGATATTCAACAACTCAAAAATAGCCCCTACCGCATCGTTAAACTCGCCAGTAAGTTAACCCTTGGAAATTGGACGGTATCATCAAACGTCTTTATCGCATTAACCGTATTGACGGCACTGTCTGGTTTAACCATTGCGCTGTATACCGGCGCTGAAATTGCGGTACTTCAAAGCCGTCCGTTATGGCATCAACTGGCTTCACCATTGCTGTGGTTTGTCACCGCTTTTCTGGGAGCGATTAGCTTAACCGGAATTATGTTGCTGCTCACGATCGATTCGAGCCTTACTGCAAAATCATCTCTCACTAACGGTGACAATATTCTGCTTAAACGCACCATATTATTAAGTGCCGTTTTAGCCTTGATTTTATTACCATTATGGGTCGTAAACAGTAATAGTTTAACGTTACTCAACGATCCACAATGGGTTACTCGTTTAGCCATACTCGCGTTTTTATTTGTTTGCTGTATTGCCCTTGCCATTCGTTTTACGGCACAGTCTTTTTCCACCAGAAAAATGGGATTAGTCATTACCAGCGCCATCACGTTATTCAGTTGTTGGTATCTTCGCTGGGTCACCATTATGGATGTACAAACCATCCCCCGTTACGATGCTGGCACTTATCCTTATGAATTGCCAATGGGACCTGCAGGGCTATTGGGCATTATCGCCATGGCAGGTTTATGGATCGCACTCGCAGCAGTATTAAGCGAAGTCGTGCACCCACCTAAAGCTTCCCGAACTCTTTCATCTTCATCTGTTGCGCCGTCTGCGCACCACGTACTGTAG
- the tnpA gene encoding IS200/IS605-like element ISPpr13 family transposase — MDYRYGSHTVFKIQYHFVFVTKYRYQVLTGDVGLKARELIRQTCHAFEIDILKGVISKDHVHLLVSAPPNMAPSEIMRRIKGRTSAKLFESYPDLKKKYWGRHFWARGYFCVTSGDLTEEMIKEYLDHHFEPKAEDNFRTEG; from the coding sequence ATGGATTATAGATATGGAAGTCATACAGTCTTCAAAATTCAGTACCATTTCGTTTTTGTAACGAAGTATCGTTATCAAGTTTTGACTGGTGATGTTGGCTTGAAAGCTCGAGAGCTAATCAGGCAAACATGTCATGCTTTTGAGATTGATATTTTGAAGGGGGTAATCAGTAAAGATCATGTTCACTTGTTAGTTTCTGCACCACCCAATATGGCACCTAGCGAAATAATGCGAAGGATTAAAGGCCGTACATCGGCTAAGTTGTTCGAGAGTTATCCTGATTTAAAGAAGAAATACTGGGGACGTCATTTTTGGGCTAGAGGCTACTTTTGTGTGACATCTGGTGACCTAACGGAAGAAATGATAAAGGAATACCTTGATCATCACTTTGAGCCCAAGGCTGAAGATAACTTCAGGACAGAAGGCTAA